GTGGTTTCAGGCTATTAGGATGCACATATGTCTCAGCTTTCAAGCAGCCTTCATTTTTCTGTAATAAAAATTACCGTTTGTTTTATATCTGAGAAAATCTTACCTTCATATGAAAGATGAGTAATAGAAACTGTTCTCGCATGGAATGGTAGATAATGTATACTTCGGTATATTGTATCTGTGCCTTTGTGACGCCTGGGTTCTCTCTTCAAGATTTATGTTAATCGATTTTGTGAGGCTTTATTTAGTTTTTAAGATAATTTGTTGAGTACACTTAATAAATATTCTGTGATAGATGTATAATTTTTAAGCTTATGCGTACAGTGTACTAACTAAGAAGATCCATGAAATTTTCCCCTTCATATTAGTTGTTAAGAGGAGGGTTAGTTGATTGGTTTTGTTACCAAGGATCCAGTGAAAATGGAAATGCTATGTAAATCGAGTTTCATAGGTTAGTCGATTTCCCTCCCATCAAGGGTCTGATTGAAACACCCTCTCTGCACTAGCAAGGGCAACACGTGAATTGACTTTTATATTCATTACCTTTCCATCGGTTGTGGCCTCATTTGAGTCACTTGACTTATACTTCAACAACAATATCGAAACCTTAATCCCAATGTTGGGGTCGGCTACAGGAACCAAGGTTTTATCCCCATAGTCATTATTTGCCAAAAATGTTTGCCCAAAGATTTGAACCACATCTAGAATACACTAAATGTCTTACCATCTTAGCCAGTTATTAGTCATGTTATATCTGTCCACATTCATATACAAATAGATATTTAATCTTAGAAGAAAAAAGGGGAATCTAGACCAATTTAGTAATATATCCCTTTCACTGATTAGTTAGATGTATAATTATGTTCAAATTCTAATCACACATTAAGTCATCAATTCAGTTTTAGTCTATACTTACTGTTCAATAATTTTGAGGATTTCAACCTCTTTTGATGTGGTAACGACTAACAAGGGCTCCATCCCAACTTTTTTAAGTGCAAATAACAAAATACATTACTCAGTAAGAAATTGGGGCAACGCCCGGGTCACCGTCACACACTAGGTTTTACCATGCATATTCTACATTGTTGGTTGCAACACTTGCAAGCTCAAGTGCTGTCTTCGCATACTATTCAAATCAAACCTTGCTTAAAATTTGGCGTTTTTCTTATAGCATAACTTTGCAAAGTAGGATCTTGTTACACTAATACACTGTCAGTATTTTTTTCTCAGTTCACTTTTTGGCGTTTTTCTTGAAGCATAACCATGCGATGTAGGATCTTGTTACACTgtcaacattatttttcttagtTCTCTTAATGGCTTAATAACTGATTATCAAACCTCTTTCCCTCACTCACTTAATCTTCCTTAAATTACGTACGTAAAAGATTATTTCATTCCTCAGTGCTTTTCTGCcctgttttgaagtttttgaGCTAAAGAAATTCAGCAGTGACCCTTAGCAGCTTGTTTCCGAAGTTCCAATAGCCATCTAGTTAAATTTGGAGCCTTACCACATTGATATTTATGTCAAATTCACCAGTGAGAATAGCTAGCTATATGTGCTATGTTATGTGTGCTGCATACCTGCGTTATAAGTTTTTGCAGGATGGAagttaaaagttaaaacaagAACAAGATCACTCTGTAACACTCCACTTGGTGCACTCGAATTGGATAGTTACCAGCGGTTACCTCCTCAGGATGTTTCTTTAACAGGCTTAGGATTTTAGTCCATGACCTGTAATCTATGAGATGCAGATCTATGCTTCTTACCACTAAACCAACctcaaatttaatgaaaatgcTTAATTATTTCGCGTTCTAGAATCTGGCTTTCAAGTTATGGTAACTGATATTTATCTGTGATTCAATTTGTGGTCATTTTTTCTACTTAAAATTTAGGCAAATAAGTAATTTGTCActtattttctaatttaaacAATTTAGGTATCAAGCTCAGCTACAGAAAAACTTAATGTACTTGGCTGCCATTGCTGATGCTCAACCACCAGCATCAACAGGACCTTCTCAGCCTCAGGTATCCTACCTATCTTTCCTGTGATGTTATACATTTATCTAACCTTCTGCTCTTAAAACGATTTCAAAATTCCTCAGATTCCCATGCAATCGTCCATTCCTCAAGGCCCGTTCATGCCACCTCCTAAATCTGCAGCTAGTCCGCAGCAGCAAACAGGTCCCAGAATGCCCTTTGTCCTGCAATCGTTTGATCAACAGTCACCCCAAATGCAATACCAACAGTCTATGTCAGGTTCGATGGGGATGAGAATGGGAGGTAACAATGGTTTACGCCCTGCTGCTGTCCACACTGGATTCGGAGGTCCGACACATGTGATGGATTCACGCAACAGACAACAAGATGGTTCTGAAGCCGGTCCTGGTGATGATCATGGGAAGTGATCCGGTAAGGTGGGCCCCGAGAGGGTCGTGGGACCCACTGGTTTTGACCCGGCAGGTGACGCTGGGTTAAAATAGGTGAATTTGGTATTGTTTTTGCCAAGTTCAATAATTTTGCATAGAAGGGTTTGCTGTGTACGTCAGGCAATTGCAGGCGGTTACGCCTGTATTAGGAGAGATGGGTTAGATGGTAATGTGTCAATGCTAGATATATTTAAAGAATCAAAGATGGTTTGTGGTTGTCCTTTGGTATGTTGCAGCCAGAACAAACATTTCATGTATGCGTAACGATATATTGTTCATAGACTCACTTCACAGTTAAATGATGTTGGTAATTAGTGATTTCCCCTGTTGGTGAGAAATAGAGAGCATTAATCAGGAGTTTTTATCCTAGTTGAATGactaaaaagtaaaaacaatgcttttgtttttttgttagttttaaggaaaattaGAGAGAACAAAGATATTAAACTTAGAGTTGATTAGAGTGAATTAGTGACTGATTTATATCAGGTCATTAGTTTCTTTGTTAAGTGGATACATATGGTAATGTTACTAACTAACAAGATATTTGAGAGACTAATGAAAATGAGATTTGATAATACTTCTTCAATTTAGAGTTGTGCATGGATCGGGCCAGCACGCGGGCTATCCGAGCCTACGCGAAATAGGTTTTGCAAGGCACGAGTCAGTTGTAAACATGGCATATTGGCATGGCATGAGAGGCATGGCGATGAGCCATGGATTGTGCTTAGTCATCATTTTAGAAATTTGGCACGAGCATGACGGGTTAGCCTGCACGTTGGCACGTTTATTGTTTAAGCAAATAACAAAAAATCAAGGGGAGTTTACTAGAATGACACGATTTGGCCCGACATGGTATATGGGACGGGATGTGCACAAGCCTCATAGAGTCATAGTTGCACAACAACACAAGTCTGATACTACATGACTTTTCCTTGGTTTGTTCTAGGCCAACCATTAGGGTCCGAGACATGTAAACCTACACGACCCGACACATGCCCAACTCTATATTATGTACTTAATATATTCTAGAAATtttattacaaaaataaaaaaatatgacaatttggaaatattatatttgaaaacctatattaaaaaataaagagTTAATTTCTAGGGCCATCAAAATTTTTATTCGAGGTGTTTCTCATGGGTCCTAAGAACATAAAATtagaattaaaattgaaaataggaACGACGTCGTTAGTTGTGTCTCTAAAATAAGGGAAATAGGAGAAATCGAAATCGAACAATGGCGGACCTCTTCTCATAAACATTTCATTTGATTAGGGTCAGTCAGATTTCCAGAACTAAAAATCCCCAGAAACAAATTACCCAGTAGAGAGAAAGTTATGGGCTACGTTTTTAGAGTAAGGCTGGCATCATTCTTCGCAGGCGCAGCAGTGGCCTCATCTGCTGGTCTTTACTTCCTTTACCAGGATTACAAGGTTGCCCATCATTCCATCTCTGACCAGGTTTTTCTCTCTCATTTCTTTTATCAATTTCATTAATGGAATGAATTTTTGTGACCCTTTTGTATTGTGAGATAAATGTAAATGGTAATTTTTGATGGGTTTTTTAATTGTGATTTTGGAAAGTTTGCCTAAAATTTGTTTAATGTAGGAAATTATTGCCCTAAATTTGCAATTGGGGATTCGTCAATATTTCTATTGAAGTTGGAATTGTGTGATTTAGACTAGTAATAATATATTTATTTGGGAGGTTTTGTTTGACTATTGGATTATTAACGAAATGAACATAGAATTTGGTGATTTTATGGTTGTGATTGGCACTTGGCAGGCCAGGCACTGGTTGAAAGATGAGGAAAAACAGAACTTGTTATACAGTATAATTAGAAGCTTGTATCCATGTAGGTTAAAGGTCTTTTTGGGAAGCAATATCATTTATAGTCTTCACTGATCAGGGCCAAGGCAACATGCATTTTGATACTTGAAAGTAGGCGATTTTCTGATGGGTTGTTGTTTCTCTTATTTCTGTTGAAGGGTTTTTTGAAGTGGAGGAGATGCTTAGGTAGTTCCATAGTTTGGAGGTTCTTTAATTAGAACATTGTTTCAAGAGGTGACAAGGTTTAAATGGAGACTGTTGTATAGGTTATTAGGATGTAAAatttttagtttagttttgttgatGACTATTACTATTACTCTATTGGTATAGGCTTTTTAGGATTCTGGAGTGGCTTGGTAGGTCATCAATTGTGCTCGGTATCTTattatctctctctctctctctctctctcccaccTTTTACCTAGATTAGCTGTAGTTTGGTAGCAACTGACGAGGGTCTAGTTTGTATTTCGGACATCACGGTCTTGTTCACTTGGATTCAAGATCTTTCTTTGTGATAGCTATGACCTTTATTTCAAAAAGAGGAATAGGGTTCTTGCTTATTTTGACCATCTAACCTACGGTTGTTCTAGAAGCAACGGGGCAAGGATAGCAAAGTAATGCTTGCAATCTTGTCTTCGTGTCTATTTTAGCCTGGATTGTGGATAAAGAGCTCATCGATTGGCAACCTAGTTAGATGTAAGTTTCGAAGGAAACAGGGAAGGTGTGGAGCGCCGACTATGATTGATTGATGAAAGTGCAGTCCAAGTTTGTTTCATGTTCCTTGTACAACCTTGGCCTATTATTCATTAATGACTTTTGGCAAGCTTTTTCTTTTTGGCTGATAGCTGACTCCAAAAATATCCTGCACTACACAAATGCCTGATTTGCTATATCCGTTTCAACTTATCATGGCTAAATTGCCAGTTTGCCATTAGCTCGCTGCTTTCCTTCTCATAAGTCGATGGCTTCTTACCTATTATGTCATTTGGCAAGTATACATGTCAATGCTGTCAAATATAGGAGAACTCGATTCCTTCAATGACTTGTCTAGTATACACCTATGATTACTTGATAAGTTGATATTGCTATATTGGGTTTTCAGTTTAAAAAGAATAAATTAAATACTTTTACCTGCATACCATTGGCCATATTTGAAGTTGTCATGTTTTTTCTTCTCTGTAATTCTATTTTGCATTAATGTCTTCTTACCTTGTGCGTCACTGACTCACCAACGAGAACATGTGTTTTTAAATTTGATAAACGTTTGATTGCGAATCAATAATCATGATTGATTTATAATGCTTGTAGAATCGTGTATTAGGAATCGTTACGAAGTATAGACTATAGACAAAATTAGTACTAGGTGTCTAGTTTTCATATGCTTGTGACGTTGTGAGTTGTGATATCTGTATGAATGTGAGTTGATATCAATGCTGTGATTTTGTTATGTGTTGTTATTTGCATTTGTCActagaaaataattaattatagcATTTTGAAGATTCTTCTGGGTTTTGGTCACTTGTGGATCTGTTTTGTTTCTAAGGTTATATACTTGTAGTCTTTTACTTGCTGGCAACCTCCACTTTCCtggttttgttagttttgagTATTCAATTTGTGTTGCACTGAGATAAAATTACAATTTTCTAAATTTGACGGCACGATATGTGATTTCTATTGATGTTCGTGCATGTGAACTCTGTTTATTCAGCTGCCACAAATAAAGCTTTTGAGTTTGCTTGGCTTCCTTACCCATATGGTACTTGCCAAGTAATATCTTTGGCCTTCTCCCAGTTATAGATCGATGATAAATGATACTAGCATTTTCCACTAATGTATGAAAACAAATACGAGTActataattcaccaaatttaAATACCTTCTATCCTTTGTTAGGTGTCTGTCAAGGAGTTGATCATATTGACTGAATATTTTATTCTGTGTAACTACTACTTCAATCTCCATGAGTACTTGAGTAGCAATCCATCTGCACTGTGCAATATGATTTATTATTGATAGGAAAGTAGATGGCATTCACTGGTTGTGGCGTTGAGTTTATATGCACTTCCTAACAAGTCATGATTAGCAAATGGAGGACTATATGGATATTTTTACTCTTTCCCACTTCTACTTGGCTATTAGCACCCCTTCCTCTCACCAAACACATAAAAAAGACATTTTCCCTCTTGACTACTgcgaaaataattttgttttatttagatttatttttaaaaagcaTAACAGAGAGTCGGACACAAATCAGACAAGAGGGGCAGGGGGGGGTCTTCCACAGAAACTGCTAAATTTGTTACTCTGAAGCTTCTTTGAACTACAATCATTATGAAAATCTCCGTTGATGGAGAAATTTTGGTTACAGACACAGATACTTTATTAATGTTGATTCCTCCGTAGACGCTACTATTATAGTGTTTTTACTAAGTTTTTGTATCAAAACCTGTAGGATGGTCTCTATGAAACCTCTTTCATTTGCACAAGGTAGACTCCATTTAGCCCCTTTCTCTGGTTGTTCATTCTTTGCTCTGCAACAGCCAGATATGACCCGCCAACGATAACTGACCTGCAGTGGGATTGATTTAGAGCATAGATTGAGATCAGAGGATTAGCAGGGTGGTTATGGAGACTTGTGGGTCAGCAAAGAAAGAATCGTGGAAAGAGGAGTTGTGGATTTTGTGTTTcaaactttatttatttatttctataTAGATTTATTGAAAAAAACCATCATAATTCAATCATAAACTCGTTTTTGGTCAATAGTTATTATCTCCTTCTCTCCTCCTTTATGACCCTTGATCAGATTAGTAGTTGGGAAAGGTGAGGTATAGCCGTATAGGTATCTTTTCTGTTGCAATAATGGGTGAGTTGAGGGGAAGGATGTACTTTTGGATTTCCTTAGTCTGCACTTAGAATGCGTTATTGCTTTGTACATGTACGTGGTAGAGTCAATCTTATGTTCTTGATGACTTGTAATTGTTGAGTAGTTCCTTATAAGGAGCCATTTTAGACATTTTAACCATATAGCATGCCATTCAGATTTTGACAAGTTGTAAATAAGTTTGTTACAGAGTATCAGTTTTCTTTATAAAGTGACAATGTGTGTCTGAACTTTTTATTTCCTGAAACTTAATTTTTATGGTGAAAAAACCGAAAGTTTAGTACATGTACGTGTTGGTAGGAAACTGATGACATGCAGAGAAGTTTCTTAGAAACGGCCATTATAGACTTCTATTTTAGCCATGAGTCCATGACCTTTTGATAATCTTGCATCTGTATTAATATGAAAGAAGTTGCCATTT
This genomic stretch from Spinacia oleracea cultivar Varoflay chromosome 3, BTI_SOV_V1, whole genome shotgun sequence harbors:
- the LOC110797336 gene encoding GRF1-interacting factor 2; amino-acid sequence: MQQQQHQQQQQLQQQQQMFNIPASQPTIIISTEQIQKYLDENKQLILAIMESQNMGKINECAQYQAQLQKNLMYLAAIADAQPPASTGPSQPQIPMQSSIPQGPFMPPPKSAASPQQQTGPRMPFVLQSFDQQSPQMQYQQSMSGSMGMRMGGNNGLRPAAVHTGFGGPTHVMDSRNRQQDGSEAGPGDDHGK
- the LOC110796543 gene encoding uncharacterized protein, with protein sequence MGYVFRVRLASFFAGAAVASSAGLYFLYQDYKVAHHSISDQMKLLHDSLDRRVSALESLKETEAPQQQVEATE